In Nonomuraea sp. NBC_00507, the following are encoded in one genomic region:
- a CDS encoding helix-turn-helix domain-containing protein, which produces MTEPDKTFVRGNEHLDRLLADPELAGDVALAHEAAEEMDRAYAMNLAMIRKAGQMTQVEVAKKLGVGQAVVSRLENRSDMLLSTLFDYLTATGAESASIVVTVHGRRIELDLAQLRNAPSERRSA; this is translated from the coding sequence ATGACCGAGCCCGACAAGACTTTCGTCCGTGGCAATGAGCATCTGGATCGGCTGCTCGCCGATCCCGAACTCGCCGGCGACGTCGCCCTGGCACACGAGGCGGCCGAGGAGATGGACCGAGCCTATGCCATGAATCTGGCGATGATCCGCAAAGCCGGACAAATGACCCAGGTTGAGGTGGCCAAGAAACTCGGGGTGGGACAGGCCGTGGTGTCACGGCTGGAGAACCGCAGCGACATGCTGCTGTCCACCCTGTTCGACTACCTCACGGCGACAGGGGCCGAAAGCGCCAGCATCGTCGTGACCGTCCATGGCCGCCGCATCGAACTCGACCTAGCGCAACTACGCAACGCCCCCTCCGAGCGACGATCAGCCTGA
- a CDS encoding ATP-binding protein, translated as MAARERSFVGRQEELAVFEAALRTGGRVLFVHGPGGVGKSALLRRFAQEALVAGWSVTMLDGRTLGPSPVALEAEAGPAFADERVVLLIDTFEHLQSLEGWLRERFLPRLPVGALVVVAGRFPPDLTWQADPDWSDTLRVMPLRDLALEDAAALLAARGVGDGQRESLLAFAGGHPLALSLGAAVASKDEKASSRWTPTQDVVATLLDQLIGEVPSAAHRHALEVCAHTYMTTEDLLRAVLPDDDAALLFAWLRRLPFIESGPLGLYPHDVVREILETDLRWRDPRGHADLHQRINSHLMAQVRTVGDADVLRVVGSMFYLRRHRRSLPGRDFWRQEDDVYEEAFRPGDTEAVVGLVADVDGAESAAAIAFWAARQPQAFHLYRHTATGELAGVCAWLRLERPSDEEEAADPIVAASWAHVRAVAPLRPGEHLGVGRIWVHGRDRGLSSVMEWRGVGHSLRSEHMAWSVMGVPVDDPRADYYRRDSPYELERPWLGDAEYALFAHDWRALPAQVWLERLLSADTPANVTPVREPKLAVLTQAEFTDAVRKALRHLSRDSELAANPLIRSRLIADHDDPVQALRRLLEESIHNLGRDPRAGKLQRALETTYLRGVPSQQAAAERLGLPFTTYRRHLTTGIERICENLWHRELHG; from the coding sequence ATGGCGGCGAGGGAGCGGTCTTTCGTCGGGCGTCAGGAGGAACTCGCCGTCTTCGAGGCCGCCTTGCGTACCGGTGGGCGGGTGTTGTTCGTGCACGGTCCGGGCGGTGTCGGGAAGTCGGCGTTGCTGCGCCGGTTCGCGCAGGAGGCGTTGGTGGCCGGATGGTCGGTCACGATGCTGGACGGGCGCACTTTGGGGCCTTCTCCGGTGGCTTTGGAGGCCGAGGCCGGTCCGGCGTTCGCCGATGAGCGGGTGGTGTTGCTCATCGACACCTTCGAACATCTGCAGAGTCTGGAGGGTTGGCTGCGGGAGCGTTTCCTGCCCCGTCTGCCGGTCGGTGCGCTGGTCGTCGTGGCCGGGCGGTTCCCGCCGGACCTGACCTGGCAGGCCGACCCTGACTGGAGCGATACGTTGCGGGTCATGCCGCTGCGTGACCTGGCGCTTGAGGATGCTGCGGCGTTGCTGGCGGCCCGTGGGGTGGGCGATGGTCAGCGGGAGTCGCTGCTGGCTTTTGCGGGCGGGCATCCGCTGGCGCTGTCTTTGGGGGCGGCGGTGGCGAGTAAGGATGAGAAGGCCAGTTCCCGGTGGACGCCGACTCAGGATGTGGTGGCCACGTTGCTCGATCAGTTGATCGGGGAGGTGCCGAGTGCGGCGCATCGGCATGCGCTGGAGGTGTGCGCGCACACGTACATGACCACGGAGGATCTGCTTCGTGCGGTGCTGCCCGACGATGATGCCGCCTTGTTGTTCGCCTGGTTACGGCGGCTGCCCTTCATCGAGTCGGGCCCGCTCGGTTTGTATCCGCATGACGTCGTGCGGGAGATCCTCGAAACGGACCTGCGCTGGCGTGATCCCCGGGGTCACGCCGACCTGCACCAGCGCATCAACAGCCACCTCATGGCCCAGGTCCGCACGGTTGGCGACGCCGACGTGCTCCGGGTCGTCGGCTCCATGTTCTACCTGCGCCGCCATCGCAGGTCTCTGCCGGGCCGGGACTTCTGGCGGCAGGAGGACGACGTGTACGAGGAGGCCTTCCGGCCCGGGGACACCGAGGCCGTGGTGGGTCTGGTCGCCGACGTCGACGGCGCGGAGTCGGCGGCCGCCATCGCCTTCTGGGCCGCCCGGCAACCGCAGGCGTTCCACCTCTACCGGCATACCGCGACCGGTGAACTGGCCGGCGTCTGCGCCTGGCTTCGCTTGGAGCGGCCCAGCGACGAGGAGGAGGCGGCGGACCCGATCGTCGCCGCCTCCTGGGCCCATGTCCGCGCCGTCGCCCCGCTGCGGCCGGGTGAGCACCTGGGCGTCGGCCGGATCTGGGTACACGGGCGGGACCGGGGCCTGTCGTCGGTGATGGAGTGGCGCGGCGTCGGTCACTCCCTGCGTTCGGAACACATGGCCTGGTCGGTCATGGGCGTGCCCGTCGATGACCCCAGAGCCGACTACTACCGGCGCGACAGCCCGTACGAGCTCGAGCGCCCCTGGTTGGGCGATGCCGAATATGCCCTGTTCGCCCATGACTGGCGGGCGCTGCCCGCCCAGGTGTGGCTGGAGCGGCTGCTGTCGGCCGACACGCCGGCGAACGTCACTCCCGTACGAGAGCCCAAGCTCGCGGTGCTGACACAGGCGGAATTCACCGATGCCGTCCGCAAGGCTCTGCGTCACCTGTCACGGGACTCCGAGTTGGCCGCCAACCCCCTCATCCGCAGCAGGCTGATCGCCGACCACGACGACCCCGTCCAAGCCCTGCGCCGGCTCCTGGAAGAAAGCATTCACAACCTCGGCCGCGACCCGCGCGCCGGCAAGCTCCAGCGCGCCCTGGAAACCACCTACCTGCGCGGCGTCCCCAGCCAGCAAGCCGCCGCCGAACGCCTCGGCCTGCCCTTCACCACCTACCGCCGCCATCTGACCACGGGCATCGAACGCATCTGCGAGAACCTCTGGCACCGCGAACTCCACGGATGA